The Arachis hypogaea cultivar Tifrunner chromosome 14, arahy.Tifrunner.gnm2.J5K5, whole genome shotgun sequence genome has a segment encoding these proteins:
- the LOC112741171 gene encoding probable aspartic proteinase GIP2 — protein MAPHSSSSHVFLLSIALLSMSCFSLSPFILPIGKDPKTLLFYSQVSIGTPRHNMDLVIDLGGPIVWYDCNTHYNSSSYHPISCDSKQCPSGSFCSGCNGPFKPGCSNNTCGANILNPFANAIFTGDTGEDALTIARTKVSGLLTGCTDSEGFTGESRVLQGLPPSAKGIIGLARTQLALPTQISSLFKLSRRFSLCLTSSNKYGLGNLYIGASPRSTVKNVDVSKIMQRTSIIVNPVSTAPISSEGEASYEYFIDVKSIKIGGKALNLKTPLFSIDKKGNGGTKLSTMDPFTKLHSTIYKPLVREFMKQASDKKMKKVQSIAPFEACYDFKSLGRTKTGFDAPTIDLVLGNGVQWTIYGGNSMVLVKKNVACLAVVDGGKNAMTAVVIGAHQLEENLLEFDLVSNKLGFSNSLHLHNAMCSQLRI, from the coding sequence ATGGCTCCTCATTCTTCCTCCTCCCATGTCTTCCTCCTCTCCATAGCCCTTCTTTCCATGTCTTGCTTTTCACTCTCCCCTTTCATCCTACCCATTGGAAAAGACCCAAAAACCCTTCTCTTCTACTCCCAAGTTAGCATAGGAACGCCACGTCACAACATGGACCTAGTCATTGACCTTGGAGGCCCAATCGTATGGTACGACTGCAACACCCACTACAACTCTTCCTCCTACCACCCCATCTCTTGCGACTCCAAACAATGCCCTTCTGGCTCATTCTGTAGCGGTTGCAACGGTCCTTTCAAACCCGGTTGCTCCAACAACACCTGTGGCGCCAATATACTAAACCCTTTTGCCAACGCAATCTTCACCGGAGACACCGGTGAAGATGCGTTGACAATAGCCAGGACCAAAGTCTCTGGCTTGCTCACCGGATGTACCGATTCAGAAGGGTTCACCGGTGAGTCCAGAGTCCTGCAAGGCCTACCGCCTTCCGCCAAAGGAATAATAGGCCTTGCGAGGACACAACTCGCATTGCCAACACAGATCTCTTCTCTTTTCAAGCTTTCTAGAAGATTCTCACTCTGCCTAACGTCCTCGAACAAGTACGGACTGGGGAATCTTTACATTGGCGCTTCACCGCGTTCCACGGTAAAAAATGTCGATGTTTCAAAGATCATGCAAAGAACAAGTATTATTGTTAACCCAGTTAGCACTGCACCGATCTCGAGCGAAGGTGAAGCGTCTTATGAGTATTTCATAGACGTGAAATCGATCAAGATCGGTGGCAAGGCTCTTAACCTAAAGACTCCTCTTTTTTCCATTGACAAAAAGGGAAACGGTGGTACCAAACTTAGCACCATGGATCCATTCACCAAGTTGCATAGTACGATATACAAACCTCTAGTGCGAGAGTTCATGAAGCAGGCTTCggataagaagatgaagaaggtgcAATCGATTGCGCCATTCGAAGCGTGCTACGATTTCAAGAGTCTTGGTAGGACCAAGACTGGGTTTGACGCTCCCACGATCGATTTGGTGCTTGGAAATGGGGTGCAGTGGACAATATACGGTGGGAATTCAATGGTTTTGGTGAAGAAAAATGTGGCATGTTTGGCAGTTGTGGATGGTGGTAAGAATGCAATGACTGCTGTTGTTATTGGTGCGCATCAATTGGAGGAGAATCTTTTGGAGTTTGATTTGGTTTCTAATAAACTTGGCTTCAGTAACTCACTCCATCTTCACAATGCAATGTGTTCCCAGCTCAGAAtctaa